Below is a genomic region from Deltaproteobacteria bacterium CG11_big_fil_rev_8_21_14_0_20_42_23.
TACACATCCTTCAGGCTTAAAGTATCTCGACGAAAAACTTGGAAACGGCACAACTGCTATCAGCGGAAAAACAGTTGTGGTGCACTATATCGGCTGGTTGAACACCAACAATGCTAAAGGCCAAAAGTTTGATAGCTCAGTCGATCGAGGCCAAGCTTTTGTGTTTCACCTTGGC
It encodes:
- a CDS encoding peptidylprolyl isomerase: MNTHPSGLKYLDEKLGNGTTAISGKTVVVHYIGWLNTNNAKGQKFDSSVDRGQAFVFHLGAGQVIRGWDEGVAGMKVGGKRTLYIPSALGYGSRGAGNVIPPNTNLIFDVELLEVK